A stretch of DNA from Coccidioides posadasii str. Silveira chromosome 1, complete sequence:
AATCAATACTTCCTATTTTCAAACTTGAACTCCGTAATGTTGTAGCATTCATCGAATATGGGCTGCGAGAGATTTCCACGGTATGGATGTAGATGATGACTAAGCGCGTCCTTAGACCAGCATTGCATCGGAGGTCCTTCCGTGAGCTTCAGCATGCAAGGAAAATCACAGTAGCAGACTGCTCACATCACAACAATCAACATGGATTATCAAGTAAGTACCGCTCTCTGCCGCTTTATACTACAGCAGTAACTAAAACCTACCCTTCCCAGAATCGCGTGGGTTCAAAATTCGGCGGAGGTGGTGTAGCCTCCCACTCCGCCACCAACGCTGACCGTCGCGAGCGCCTTCGCAAACTTGCCTTGGAACACATCGATCTCGACAAAGACCCGTACTTCTTCAAAAACCACGTTGGCAGCTTTGAATGCCGTCTTTGTCTAACCGTTCACCAAAATGACGGCTCCTACCTCGCCCACACCCAGGGCCGCAAACATCAGACCAACCTCGCCCGGCGCGCCGCCCGGGAGCAGAAAGAAGGCAAATCTCAAGCCGATGGCTCTTTACTCCCTGCCGGCATGGGTGTACAAGTGAAGCGCAACACAGTCAAGATAGGTCGCCCGGGCTACAAGATCACCAAGATCCGAGACCCGCTCACAAGGCAGCACGGCCTCCTTTTCCAGCTACAGTATCAGGAAATTACGCCTGACGTTGTGCCGCGCGTGAGATTCATGTCTGCTTTTGAGCAGAAGGTGGATGATCCGCCGGACAAAAACTTTCAGTACCTTCTTGTTGCAGCGGAGCCATATCAGACGTGTGGATTTAAGTTGCAGGCGAGAGAAGTGGATCGGAGAGAGGGCAAGTTTTGGACATGGTTTGATGAGGACAGTAAGGAGTTTTGGGTGCAGATACTGTTCAAGAcggagagagaagagagataCTCCGGTGTGCCTGGTCTGGCTCCAAGTCTACCGAGGCGATGAGTTGGGAGATTATCAGTGATATGCTTAGATTCTGCTTGGGAGTTTGGGGCTGGATGGTCTGGAGTTAGAATGTCAAAATTGGGCTGGTTCTTCGGATTAGGAGTTCTATGAAATCGAATATGTAACACATATGTCTATATAACTTATAGCTGAATTGGCATTTCTCTTAAGCACCGTCTCCATGTTGATGGGGTATAAAAGCATCTATATTTTGAAGGTTTGTAAATGCTTACGAGAGTCAAGGTGTCGATTGCGATGAGTGTAGCGAGCCGGAACTTGATACAAAGCTTTGCAGTCCTGATCTTCTTTTGGACGATTCCGTTTTTTAAAATTTAGCCCTGACATTCAAAGAACACGCGTATAGTCGCATTACGTATTGGACAGGGCTTCttagagaagaaaaaagaggtTGGGGTCATTAAAATATTGTCATATCCGGTAAGAGACTCGATAGTTTGAAGAATTATTTTCCAAAGTGAAGATGTGCCATTCGGGTGTGATGTAGTTCGGACAACACCATCTCTTGGAAGATAACTTAACTAGCTTGGAAGGCATTGAAAGCCTTGTAGGTGTACCCAATGAACGGAAGACTCATCTCAGCTTCCTGTTCTTCCGGCATAGCACGAGCTTGAGCACGTAGCTGAGCACTGTTGTCCTCCTGAGGAATCTCGTCGATGGGGAAGTAAGAAACGTCAATGTTAGAAGTAAGTCTAGGTTCGAACGGAGCGCGAATCTTGCGAAGTTGATCCCAGACGACTCCACGGAAGAATGGATGGTTCTTAATCTGCATAGCGCCGCCATGCTGGCCTCCTTCCTGGCCAATACGGTGTTCGGGGTCACAGAGGAAGCTAGTCAAAAATGTTAACCATGACTTCTGAAATACTgatgcaaacattaataaaCGTACCTTCGAATGAGGTGTTCAGAGTCGCGGGAAAGAGTTAACTCTTCGGGGAAGTAAAGGTACTCTCTCCAGTTGACGATCTTTCGATAGGTATCTGTCGCCTCTTCGGCACAGAACGGCGGCCATCCAACAAGACACTCAAACATAATAGCGCCAACGGACCACCAGTCACACAGATATGTGTAGCCCTGTCCATTGAAAATCTCAGGGGCAATGTAGTCAGGTGTTCCCACCGTTGAGTAAGCCATGGCACGACGAGACTTTCTCCAGGTATTAATTTGGCCACGATTGGAGACCGTCAGATTTATAGCGTCGTTGAAGAATCCCGAATTGCGATTCTTATCCTTCGACGTAGAAGTGTTTTTCAGAAGTTGTTGATAATATGAGTTATCGTGCTGTTTCTTTCCGCCAGTGGATAAACCAAAATCTGTAAGTTTGATGTGGCCACCGCGGTCAAGGAGGATGTTATCTGGCTTGATATCTCTGAAACCACACTATTAATTCTATTGTGAACCGACCGGGATAAAACAAGAACTCTTACCGGTGAAGGAAGCCAAGTTTATGAACGGCTTCGATAGCCATCACCAACTCTGCCATGTAGAATCGAGTAATATCTTCGGAGaagatttcatatttaatCAACATCGTCATCAAGTCACCACCAGGCAAGAATTCCATGAGTAGGTAAAGATAGGCTTTGTCTTGGAATGATGCATGCAGCTTCACAAGCCAAGGATTGTCCTTGGAGTCAGCAAGGATGTCACGTTCAGCCCGGACGTGTGCAAGTTGGTCTTTCTTAAACATTTCGGATTTGATCAGAGATTTCAAAGCGTAAATCTTCCCATCTGTCTTGCGCTGAACAAGTTTCACCTCGCCGAAAGCACCCTTGCCGATAATTTTGAGGGTCTGGAAGTTAGAAACAGTCTCCCTAGTGCGAATGAATCGCAAAAAGTTGGATTCTTTCTTAGCCACAGTGTCTGCCTCATGTCGTTTTCGGGCATCTGAAAGCGTATTATTCTGCAAGGTCTTGTCGAGGTTGACAGCACTGTTATAAAGCCACAGTGAGCATCTATCATATCTATCACCAAAAAGGATCTTGACTTACCGGAGATTTCGATCACGTGCGCGCTCGATGTTCTCACGGAAGAAGACATTGACCAACTCCTTGGCCGCTTTTCCTCTCTTATGGACGTTCTCAGAGTATTTTTCCGGGCATCTAACcagctcttcttcctcaCCAGCCGGCTTGGGGCTGCGATTAGACATCGGTGGTGCCAAATGTCCGGCTCCTTGGTTGCCAGCAGGCGAGCCTGCAGTGCGAGGGCGCTGGGAGGGCGCGGGGCCACGACCAGCACCCCCTCCACGGGGGGAACCGCCGAGATCTTGGTTCGAAAACTGCTGGATGAGTCCATTTGTTCCATCATTCTGCTGCTGATATCCACCAATGCGGCTCTGATATCCGGGCTGAGGCGAGGCGACATTCGCGTGCATGTACTGCTGCGGATGAGGGGCCTGCTGGGCATACGGGTTGTTCACAAAATATCCTTGATTGTACGCACTCTGCGCATTCTGGCCATCGACATAGTCGTGACCGCCTTGGTTTGGATACATTGGTTGTGGGAAAGTCGATGGGGTGGTTGGGTAGGCCCGAGGGTTGGAGGCGGTGTACGGACGGTCATTGAAGCCGAAGTTGAGATTAAGGCGATTATTGGGATTATTGGGGTCCATGGCCACGGAAGTGATTGTTAGGGGGATTCTGGCTCTGAGGGTTGAATAGTGTGGGCGATTTCGTTTCAAGGGGAGACTGGACCGAGACGCGAGGGGGTGAAGATGGGGGCTCAGGAGGGGACTGGATTGTCCTGACAACACACAAATGCCGGGGAACAAAGCCTAGTCCATGTGCTGAGAAGGAGGGCAGGGTCCCCCAGAGGCAGTCTGAAGCGAGTGAGAGATCAGATCAAAGCGATAGAAGAGGACATAAAGCAACCACAGGGAGTGAATAAGATCAGCAGGGGACAGGTGAGGGTTAGGAGGGAGCTTGATGCAACAAGCACAACTCCTGCTAGATTGCCCCGAATCGCCACGCCCAGGCTGCTTCAGGCTAGCGGATTTCCCATGTTTTTCGCGGATAAAAGTTTGGCGGCAGCAGCCGTAACCTTGTTCAGCACCACGTGAAGCCCAGCTGCCAAGAGCTGCTAGCGACATGCTTTCTTCTGCTCTGTCATGGCATCTCTGGCCTGGGAGGCTGTTTGGGGGAGTGCTCTGGAACGGGCTGATGCAAAGTTTCAATGAGATCCAAAAACAAGGGGGGAAGACAACATGATTGTTTCAACACTGGTTTGGTCAATTTCGTTACTCTTTCCGGACCAAAGTGAGAGTCCAAAAGAGATTTTCTCAAATGCGTAGCTCAATAAGCTATTCATACCCTATCTTGGTATGTTCACCGCTGGAGAAGAGAACGGCATattctgtactctgtagtaCTCCATACACATGCAGCTACCAAGGGGGTTTGTTACAAATGGTATTAACACCATGCCCTTGTAAGAGAGCTGGCTCCGGGCTGCTGAACCTATCGAACAGGCTAGATCTAGAGATTTGTTCAATGTCCTCCCACATAGCCAAGAACCTATGCTAGTAGACAAGCATAGATTGGCCGGGTTTCTTGGAATTACTCGTGCCGTACCGGGTTGGCACAGGATTGACTGGCGCGTAAGTTGTTGCATCAAGCTCTACGCTCCAGACACACCAAAGAGCACCTTGACCCAGAACTGGTCAACCCAGAACTCATATAGCACAACAGTTATGGGTCATGAGGCCTATCTACAAAGTGGTCCTCAACAATCCGCTTGAGGTTCCATTACTCTCGTGTTCACACTCACTGGTACGACAATTCAGCGTCGGTTGTCGGATGGACCAGAGGCAGGGAGACTTCATTGGTATGAAAGAGAAATGTGATTCCGCATTGTACCAAACAACAGCTAATTCAATGTGCATATTCTCTTGCTTGGTTGTCCTATAGATTCAGAACATGATTTAGATGCGCTCAATTGATTCACCTCGGGCCGATGGCTTTGGAACGAGCGCCAGCAACTTGCCGCCCGCTACGTGAAATTCAACATAACCAAGCTATTGAAACTTGCCGCTGCTTCCATTGGATCAGAATCATGTGCTGAAGTTGTCAAACTTCCTAAAGGCCAGTATAACAAGGTGTTTCAGTTAACGATGCATGACGGCCGCGAGGTAATCGCGAAGCTGCCGAACCCTAATGCAGGGCGGTTGCACTTCACCACCGCAAGCGAAGTTGCGACTATGGATTTTGTACTGTtccctctttctctttccctCCACTCGCCATATGGACTGACTCTTTAGCTGCGGAATACTCTTCATCTACCGGTTCCCAAGTTCCACGCGTGGAGCTCGCGGGCGTCTGACAATGCAGTTGGGGCAGAGTACATTATCATGGAAAAGCAGGCTGGCACGATGCTAAGTGATATGTGGGAAACCATGAGAGGAAAATAGAAAGCCCAGATTGTCAAACAAATTGTGGATATTGAAAAGACCATTGCATCGACgaagttcacaaaactcGGGGCACTAT
This window harbors:
- the CBK1 gene encoding Serine/threonine-protein kinase (EggNog:ENOG410PIR4~COG:T~BUSCO:2986at33183) produces the protein MDPNNPNNRLNLNFGFNDRPYTASNPRAYPTTPSTFPQPMYPNQGGHDYVDGQNAQSAYNQGYFVNNPYAQQAPHPQQYMHANVASPQPGYQSRIGGYQQQNDGTNGLIQQFSNQDLGGSPRGGGAGRGPAPSQRPRTAGSPAGNQGAGHLAPPMSNRSPKPAGEEEELVRCPEKYSENVHKRGKAAKELVNVFFRENIERARDRNLRAVNLDKTLQNNTLSDARKRHEADTVAKKESNFLRFIRTRETVSNFQTLKIIGKGAFGEVKLVQRKTDGKIYALKSLIKSEMFKKDQLAHVRAERDILADSKDNPWLVKLHASFQDKAYLYLLMEFLPGGDLMTMLIKYEIFSEDITRFYMAELVMAIEAVHKLGFLHRDIKPDNILLDRGGHIKLTDFGLSTGGKKQHDNSYYQQLLKNTSTSKDKNRNSGFFNDAINLTVSNRGQINTWRKSRRAMAYSTVGTPDYIAPEIFNGQGYTYLCDWWSVGAIMFECLVGWPPFCAEEATDTYRKIVNWREYLYFPEELTLSRDSEHLIRSFLCDPEHRIGQEGGQHGGAMQIKNHPFFRGVVWDQLRKIRAPFEPRLTSNIDVSYFPIDEIPQEDNSAQLRAQARAMPEEQEAEMSLPFIGYTYKAFNAFQAS
- a CDS encoding uncharacterized protein (BUSCO:366635at4751~EggNog:ENOG410PI89~COG:A~BUSCO:11974at33183), yielding MDYQNRVGSKFGGGGVASHSATNADRRERLRKLALEHIDLDKDPYFFKNHVGSFECRLCLTVHQNDGSYLAHTQGRKHQTNLARRAAREQKEGKSQADGSLLPAGMGVQVKRNTVKIGRPGYKITKIRDPLTRQHGLLFQLQYQEITPDVVPRVRFMSAFEQKVDDPPDKNFQYLLVAAEPYQTCGFKLQAREVDRREGKFWTWFDEDSKEFWVQILFKTEREERYSGVPGLAPSLPRR